The Niabella beijingensis genomic interval CCAGTTCCCGGCCCTCAACGATCTGATGGCTGCCGGCACTGAATTCCAGCGGCCCCATCTCCAGCGGTGTTTCCTGCAATGGGATCCACGCAGTGATGGTCTTATCCGTTTCCAGCGGCCAGTAGTACTGATCGGCATGCCAGGGTGTAATGCCCCCGCCGCCTTCTTTGTACAGGGCCTGATCGTGGTACATACGCACGCCTTCTACCTGCATCAGATCTGCTGCGATCTTACCCAGGCGCCTGCTGAATACCAGCGACCGTACTTCCCCGTTTTCCCGCCACAGGTTAAATAATTGCAGAAAGGCCTTCCCGTAAGTGTCCCGTTCCTCCAGGGAAGTACGGACGGTATTCATCGCAGCTACCTGCTCGGAAATGATTTTGCTGAAACAGGCAATAGCATCCGCTGAAAGTACCTGTTTTAATTTTATAAAACGGTTGGTGTTGTAGAAGTGAAGGTCTTCTTTTGACAGCTGGTAAGGCTGGTCCAGTTCCTGGAGAATGTGCGCCGGTATTGCCATCGTTGATTGTTTAAAAAATAAAATTAAATGGCTTTGCCGCCCTGATTCATCACTATATTGACAAGATCAGCACTATATTTTCCTTTTACGTAAATTTAGCAGATAAACCGTGCAACATTGTATCAGTGAAACCCGCTTTTGAAAATATCGAACGCATACGGATGGATGA includes:
- a CDS encoding phytanoyl-CoA dioxygenase family protein yields the protein MAIPAHILQELDQPYQLSKEDLHFYNTNRFIKLKQVLSADAIACFSKIISEQVAAMNTVRTSLEERDTYGKAFLQLFNLWRENGEVRSLVFSRRLGKIAADLMQVEGVRMYHDQALYKEGGGGITPWHADQYYWPLETDKTITAWIPLQETPLEMGPLEFSAGSHQIVEGRELAIGDESETLIQQRLRVTDFQHVVEAFDLGEVSFHSGWVFHRAGANTTGNTRRVMTIIYMDRDMRLKAPENKNQQNDWDTWCPGAEIGAVIDTPLNPVLYEPEG